The Gouania willdenowi chromosome 7, fGouWil2.1, whole genome shotgun sequence genome includes a window with the following:
- the LOC114466944 gene encoding hyaluronidase-1, whose protein sequence is MEWKEPRPRPEPHPGTKRTQSSTVLLLLLLLAAFARLSAAGPPKLARPPLLSGQPFIIFWGVPDSSCSDRLDPRTFGMERGSRVAVFYEDTLGNYPYFVDKDTPVNGGLPQHTRLNNHLQKIQQDLDAALPTPRFLGLGVLRWSEWVPQWSRNRERQEMYREASRNLMKTFFPGWTPEEVEKWSQMDFEAAAQSVITETLREVRWLRPKALWGISPYPSCYNGDATQTSLANYTGMCPASEMALNDELLWLWKRSSAVYPLLSMEKMQGGTSGVKQYVNGQIKEALRVSSLTGTEFDLPVLPLVKSIYISTSSFLSQDDLVSTLGESAAMGTAGVVIWEKSEPKSQRECQDLTEFVTKVLGPYSLNVTTATRLCSASLCQGRGRCVRQNAERSAYLHLPPPPTSPEKGTDQLETKTGELDPAEIWKRDFQCQWYKPTDGDVSDQLPPRDGAPARGSVEESPGNVLETTVTSTTKRASVSWSRGSTPSDTGSPMPSLDIPVGGGGTKAQNVLDFSVLLLLVAGSLCLVS, encoded by the exons ATGGAGTGGAAGGAGCCGCGTCCACGTCCAGAACCACATCCTGGAACCAAACGGACTCAGTCCTCCACcgtccttctcctcctcctcctattGGCTGCCTTTGCTAGGCTCTCCGCAGCCGGCCCGCCTAAGCTAGCTCGCCCCCCCCTCCTATCTGGACAGCCTTTTATCATCTTCTGGGGCGTCCCAGATTCCTCCTGTTCTGACCGACTAGATCCCAGAACCTTCGGGATGGAACGGGGGAGCCGCGTAGCCGTCTTTTACGAAGACACGTTAGGAAACTACCCGTATTTTGTAGATAAAGACACACCGGTCAACGGGGGGCTTCCACAGCACACACGTCTCAACAACCACCTTCAGAAGATACAGCAGGACTTAGACGCAGCACTACCCACTCCAAGGttcttggggttgggggttctGAGATGGAGTGAGTGGGTCCCCCAATGGTCCAGGAACAGGGAGAGGCAAGAAATGTATCGGGAGGCTTCAAGGAATCTGATGAAGACTTTTTTTCCAGGCTGGACTCCAGAGGAGGTGGAGAAGTGGTCACAG ATGgattttgaagcagcagctcagtcTGTAATTACAGAGACGCTGCGGGAGGTGAGATGGTTAAGGCCCAAAGCATTGTGGGGCATCTCTCCTTACCCGAGCTGCTACAACGGAGACGCTACACAAACTAGCCTGGCTAATTACACTGGCATGTGCCCAGCGTCAGAAATGGCTCTGAATGATGAACTTCTGTGGCTTTGGAAACGAAGCTCTGCTGTTTATCCTCTGCTGTCTATGGAGAAGATGCAG ggtGGCACCTCAGGAGTTAAACAATATGTAAACGGTCAGATTAAAGAAGCCCTGCGAGTATCTTCTCTGACTGGGACAGAGTTTGATCTTCCCGTGTTACCTTTGGTCAAAAGTATCTACATCTCAACAAGTTCTTTTCTATCTCAG GACGACCTGGTCAGCACGTTGGGAGAAAGTGCTGCCATGGGAACAGCTGGAGTCGTTATCTGGGAAAAAAGTGAACCCAAGTCTCAG AGAGAGTGCCAGGACTTGACAGAGTTTGTCACTAAGGTCTTGGGACCGTATTCTCTCAACGTAACCACGGCAACCAGGCTCTGCTCAGCCTCCCTGTGTCAGGGAAGAGGACGATGTGTCCGTCAAAACGCAGAACGCTCTGCCTATCTCCACCTCCCACCTCCACCCACCTCACCAGAGAAG GGAACAGATCAGCTGGAAACTAAAACAGGTGAACTGGACCCAGCAGAGATCTGGAAGAGAGACTTCCAGTGTCAGTGGTATAAACCCACAGACGGGGACGTGTCTGATCAACTCCCCCCCAGAGATGGAGCACCTGCTCGGGGGTCAGTGGAGGAAAGTCCAGGAAATGTTCTGGAGACTACAGTAACCTCTACGACTAAACGTGCCTCTGTGAGCTGGAGTAGAGGAAGTACTCCATCAGATACAGGAAGTCCAATGCCTTCATTGGACATCCCTGTAGGAGGAGGCGGGACTAAAGCTCAGAATGTCCTGGACTTCTCTGTTCTGCTGTTGCTGGTGGCTGGAAGCCTTTGCCTGGTTTCTTAA